The following are encoded in a window of Ricinus communis isolate WT05 ecotype wild-type chromosome 4, ASM1957865v1, whole genome shotgun sequence genomic DNA:
- the LOC8259395 gene encoding putative fasciclin-like arabinogalactan protein 20, with protein MATKTPTLTLMILSVFFFFSISMTTSLPTSTLVRAAEMLSNSGYLSMSLTLQLISSTWIIPHSPSLTIFSPSDSAFAQSGQPSLSLLQFHLCPLSFHLNSLRALPFGSKIPTLSSNLSITIVNDDNGTVFLNGVKILGCPYDDGSLVVLGVDKFLDPDFVVSLASPPSPVPVPSANLACGSDFKNGVYLFKEATNVLRSNGCSVMGSFLDLQLMSGFKEKQRPLLTVFAPLDEVMKGFIGDVDQYSLIFLRHVVPCKITWKDLVDFDDGMVFDTFLEGFGITVSRSGDILMLNEVPVSFPDMYRNEWLVVHGLRGMLDGPDRQQEVRKSSSQFLNDDDF; from the coding sequence ATGGCAACCAAAACCCCAACCCTAACCCTTATGATCCTCtctgtcttcttcttcttctccatctCCATGACCACCTCTCTCCCCACATCAACACTCGTGCGAGCAGCAGAGATGCTCTCAAATTCGGGCTACTTATCAATGTCACTAACTCTCCAACTCATTTCCAGCACTTGGATAATCCCTCATTCTCCTTCTTTAACCATTTTCTCTCCTTCTGATTCTGCTTTTGCTCAATCTGGCCAaccctctctttctcttctccaATTCCATTTATGCCCTCTCTCATTCCATCTTAATTCCCTTAGAGCCCTCCCTTTTGGTTCAAAAATCCCAACTTTATCTTCTAATCTCTCTATCACCATCGTTAATGATGACAATGGGACTGTTTTTCTAAATGGTGTCAAGATTCTTGGGTGTCCGTACGATGATGGGTCTTTGGTTGTTCTCGGTGTCGATAAGTTTTTAGACCCTGATTTCGTTGTTTCTTTAGCATCGCCACCATCACCAGTGCCAGTTCCAAGTGCAAATCTTGCATGTGGGTCTGATTTTAAAAATGGGGTTTACTTGTTTAAAGAGGCTACTAATGTTTTGAGATCAAATGGGTGTTCTGTTATGGGTTCCTTTCTTGATTTGCAGTTAATGAGTGGTTTTAAGGAAAAGCAAAGGCCTTTATTAACTGTGTTTGCTCCACTTGATGAAGTGATGAAGGGTTTTATTGGTGACGTGGATCAGTATTCTCTAATCTTTCTTAGACATGTTGTGCCTTGCAAGATTACCTGGAAAGATTTGGTTGATTTTGATGATGGGATGGTCTTTGATACTTTTCTGGAGGGTTTTGGGATTACTGTAAGTAGATCTGGTGATATTTTGATGCTTAATGAAGTTCCTGTTAGCTTTCCTGATATGTATCGCAATGAGTGGCTTGTTGTTCATGGCCTTAGAGGCATGCTTGACGGACCAGATAGGCAACAAGAAGTCAGAAAATCTTCTTCTCAGTTCTTGAATGACGATGATTTCTGA